A single Anopheles arabiensis isolate DONGOLA chromosome 2, AaraD3, whole genome shotgun sequence DNA region contains:
- the LOC120895657 gene encoding serine/threonine-protein kinase Warts-like, translating to MNGKGGKVPLSVARHSAYNAIALEQIKNELQPYETSQQALGGGGGGGQLVAPLKRKPSIEKDAPQSPLHMQRTSPALDSGAGSSRSNSPHSQQPFSAAHVVGRSSQYSPSPCPTNFSDAPPIPPPRCSSTPSTPQPPNPMHLLKRMSPASVASGRNGQFGGAASQSPARGSSPIASSGNHPGLRQPIIVQNGPQVQQQLSQQMAVYTGNEPPPPYPQLGPSSPPNYLTSFHSRQSPTQSSSAQSDFRKSPSSGFYSNASIGSSSPITVSQGAGGGGGGGSGLLGAAIQRPIPLQPKPSAVHAPASKAAQHPIIMHSVKSTQVQKPILQTAVAPAAPAGGVPGSSGGSSGGHPLHNNPPPPSYAVSVQAKLNKAASGYATPPPPSPSALGHEGGGAGRHVGAAASAAAGGPGSGVPKQPLRAKPSLPGLQNVLPSNVPVQTVGGGGGVGGGTMNGQSSPAQPQALSGSSNNGVSSGSSTGSPNDPPSYDTTMILLQKHSSPKKEPPPAYLLDGGGGGTPPPLPPSPHCPPSAMEMEQQQQHRNNGGNNHHQQSYQHQQLQQHHHHHLNHHNHLLHHQNHNGHGNADGGGMVNGNANGGGGSGMNQSSTNGSSSHNANANTINGNMSNNANANNNNNTMNSMHNNNNHNNHDHAMMHGGSSIVSNGKVVPPSGLSRTVDDDRHHHHLHPHATNGLMQQQQQHPADPKPKAPHKLSGSGGAAQHTFTGALKTLGALMGGGQQQQSQQQQQQQLNHQHHQQQQQQQQQHDAKQRGIASTAASGGVRSSLMKSVRFPGTGGNTNNNGPAPAYTNGGGGMDHGTPSGSSTAESSPATTPTSASGGRTSSGGGGGGAEAGSSVASGVGNASTSGASSSGGGSAAGGAAGGGAGGSGGGGGGEDNPRKIKHQSPIPERKNLSKEKEAERSECKVKHYSPQAYKFFMEQHIENVLKSYSQRNFRIKQLESEMSKLDLPEETKIEMRKLLCQKESNYIRLKRAKMDKSMFAKIKTIGVGAFGEVTLVKKIDTTNHLYAMKTLRKADVLKRNQVAHVKAERDILAEADNEWVVKLYYSFQDKDNLYFVMDYIPGGDLMSLLIKKGIFEEDLARFYIAELTCAIDSVHKMGFIHRDIKPDNVLIDRKGHIKLTDFGLCTGFRWTHDSKYYQKNDHARQDSMEAWSKFGPDIPPPLERRKFREKNRAKAHSIVGTPNYIAPEVLMRSGYTQLCDWWSVGVILYEMLVGQPPFLANTAEETQIKVINWRQTLRIPVDAHLTPEAMDIILRLCKNEDERIGRNVDEIKSHPFFRTIDFTKDLRSQQALYEPKIKYPTDTSNFDPIDPGRLQDSSSSCDENGHGNLDEVCDSGKPFHHGFFEFTFRRFFDDECDHKITLDSSEGQAEAIYV from the exons ATGAATGGAAAAGGCGGCAAAGTTCCGTTGTCGGTGGCTCGCCACTCGGCGTACAACGCGATAGCACTGGAGCAGATCAAAAACGAGTTGCAGCCGTACGAGACGAGCCAGCAAGcgctgggtggtggtggtggtggtggacag CTCGTCGCACCGCTGAAGCGCAAACCGAGCATCGAGAAGGATGCGCCGCAATCGCCGCTGCACATGCAGCGCACTAGCCCGGCGCTGGACTCCGGTGCCGGCAGCTCCCGCTCGAACAGTCCCCACTCGCAGCAACCGTTCTCGGCGGCGCACGTGGTCGGCCGCAGCTCGCAGTACTCACCGTCGCCCTGCCCGACCAACTTCAGCGATGCGCCCCCGATTCCGCCGCCGCGCTGCTCCTCCACCCCGTCCACTCCTCAGCCGCCGAACCCGATGCATCTGCTGAAGCGCATGTCGCCCGCCTCGGTCGCGTCCGGTCGGAACGGGCAGTTTGGCGGCGCGGCCTCGCAGTCGCCGGCCCGCGGCTCCTCGCCGATCGCGAGCAGCGGCAACCATCCGGGGCTGCGGCAGCCGATCATCGTGCAGAACGGGCCgcaggtgcagcagcagctcagcCAGCAGATGGCGGTGTACACGGGGAACGAGCCGCCGCCCCCGTACCCCCAGCTCGGGCCGTCCTCGCCGCCCAACTATCTGACGTCGTTCCACAGCCGCCAGAGCCCGACGCAGTCGTCCTCGGCCCAGTCGGACTTCCGCAAGAGCCCCAGCTCGGGCTTCTACTCGAACGCGTCGATCGGCTCGTCCAGCCCGATCACGGTGTCGCAGGGAgcgggcggcggtggcggcggcggcagcgggcTGCTGGGCGCCGCGATACAGCGACCGATCCCGCTGCAGCCGAAACCATCCGCCGTGCATGCGCCCGCCTCGAAAGCGGCCCAGCATCCGATCATCATGCACTCGGTGAAATCGACCCAGGTGCAGAAGCCAATCCTGCAGACGGCCGTCGCACCGGCAGCACCGGCCGGAGGCGTCCCCGGGAGCAGCGGTGGCAGTAGTGGTGGTCACCCGCTGCACAACAATCCACCGCCGCCCTCGTACGCCGTGTCGGTGCAGGCCAAGCTAAACAAGGCTGCGTCCGGCTACGCAACACCGCCACCCCCCTCGCCGTCGGCCCTCGGGCATGAGGGTGGTGGGGCGGGTCGGCACGTCGGCGCAGCAGCTAGTGCAGCCGCGGGCGGCCCGGGCAGTGGCGTACCGAAGCAGCCCCTGCGCGCCAAACCATCCCTGCCCGGGCTGCAAAACGTGCTTCCTTCCAATGTGCCAGTGCAGACggtcggcggtggtggtggtgtcggtgGCGGCACAATGAACGGCCAATCCTCACCCGCGCAACCACAGGCGCTGtcgggcagcagcaacaatggtGTGTCGAGCGGTAGCAGCACCGGCTCCCCGAACGATCCACCATCGTACGACACGACCATGATACTGCTGCAGAAGCATTCATCCCCCAAGAAGGAACCCCCGCCGGCTTATCTGCTGGACGGGGGTGGCGGTGGTACGCCTCCACCGTTGCCACCCTCCCCACACTGTCCCCCGTCAGCGATGGAAatggagcaacagcagcagcatcgaaaTAATGGCGGCAACAATCACCACCAGCAGTCATATcaacaccagcagctgcagcagcaccaccaccaccacctgaatcatcataatcatcttCTGCACCATCAGAACCACAACGGGCACGGCAATGCCGACGGTGGTGGCATGGTGAACGGCAACgcgaacggtggtggtggtagcggaATGAACCAATCCAGTACCAACGGCAGCAGTAGTCACAACGCGAACGCTAATACGATTAACGGCAATATGAGTAATAACGCTAACgcaaataacaataacaatacaatGAATAGTAtgcataacaacaacaatcataATAATCACGATCACGCAATGATGCACGGGGGCAGCAGCATCGTCAGCAATGGAAAGGTGGTGCCGCCAAGCGGCTTGTCGCGAACGGTCGACGACGATCggcaccatcaccatctgcACCCTCATGCTACCAACGGgttgatgcagcagcagcagcagcacccggcCGATCCGAAGCCCAAGGCACCGCACAAGTTGTCCGGCAGTGGTGGTGCGGCACAGCACACGTTTACCGGTGCGCTGAAAACGCTCGGCGCGCTAATGGGAGgtggccagcagcaacagtcacagcagcagcagcagcagcagctcaaccaccaacaccaccaacagcagcagcagcagcagcaacaacatgaTGCCAAACAGCGTGGCATAGCGTCCACTGCGGCAAGCGGTGGTGTGCGTAGCAGCCTCATGAAATCGGTCCGCTTCCCGGGCACCGGTGGCAACACAAACAATAATGGTCCTGCGCCGGCCTACAcgaacggtggcggtgggATGGATCACGGGACACCCAGTGGCAGCAGTACCGCCGAATCATCCCCTGCCACAACACCCACCTCGGCGAGTGGTGGTCGAACAAGCTctggaggtggaggaggaggagctgaAGCTGGAAGCAGTGTTGCCAGTGGAGTCGGAAACGCTTCCACCAgtggtgccagcagcagcggcggcggcagtgcTGCCGGTGGAGCTgcaggtggtggtgctggaggaagtggtggcggtggtggtggggaggATAATCCGCGCAAGATCAAGCACCAGTCGCCGATACCGGAGCGGAAGAACCTGTCCAAGGAGAAGGAGGCGGAGCGGTCCGAGTGTAAGGTGAAGCACTATTCGCCCCAGGCGTACAAGTTCTTCATGGAGCAGCACATCGAGAACGTGCTGAAGTCGTACTCGCAGCGCAACTTCCGCATCAAGCAGCTGGAGAGCGAAATGTCCAAGCTCGACCTGCCGGAGGAGACGAAGATCGAGATGCGGAAGCTGCTGTGCCAGAAGGAAAGCAACTACATCCGGCTGAAGCGCGCCAAGATGGACAAGTCGATGTTTGCGAAGATCAAAACGATCGGCGTCGGGGCGTTCGGGGAGGTGACGCTGGTGAAGAAGATCGACACCACCAATCATCTGTACGCGATGAAGACGCTGCGCAAGGCGGACGTGCTGAAGCGCAACCAGGTCGCGCACGTGAAGGCGGAGCGGGACATTCTGGCGGAGGCGGATAACGAGTGGGTGGTGAAGCTGTACTACAGCTTCCAGGACAAGGACAATCTCTACTTCGTGATGGATTACATACCGG GTGGAGATCTCATGTCGCTGCTGATCAAGAAAGGAATCTTCGAGGAGGATCTAGCCCGTTTCTACATCGCCGAACTGACCTGCGCGATTGATAGCGTCCACAAAATGGGATTCATTCATCG AGACATCAAGCCAGACAATGTGCTGATCGATCGAAAGGGACACATCAAGCTGACGGATTTCGGTCTGTGCACCGGGTTCCGATGGACGCACGATTCGAAGTACTATCAGAAGAACG ACCATGCCAGGCAAGATTCGATGGAAGCGTGGAGCAAGTTTGGTCCCGATATACCCCCACCACTAGAAAG GCGAAAGTTCCGTGAGAAAAACCGCGCCAAAGCACACTCGATCGTCGGCACGCCGAACTATATTGCACCGGAGGTGTTGATGCGTAGCGGCTACACCCAGCTGTGCGATTGGTGGAGCGTCGGCGTCATCCTGTACGAGATGCTAGTCGGACAGCCACCTTTTTTGGCAAATACGGCAGAGGAAACACAGATTAAG GTTATAAACTGGCGGCAAACGTTGCGCATACCGGTGGACGCGCATCTGACGCCGGAAGCGATGGACATCATACTGCGGCTGTGCAAGAACGAGGACGAACGGATCGGGCGAAACGTGGACGAGATCAAGTCGCACCCGTTCTTCCGCACGATCGACTTCACCAAGGACCTGCGCAGCCAGCAGGCACTGTACGAGCCGAAGATCAAGTACCCGACCGACACGTCCAACTTCGACCCGATCGATCCGGGCCGGCTGCAGGACTCGTCCTCGTCCTGCGACGAGAACGGCCACGGCAACCTGGACGAGGTGTGCGACAGTGGCAAACCGTTCCACCACGGGTTCTTCGAGTTTACCTTCCG